The Microcystis aeruginosa NIES-843 sequence ATTTGAGCGCACAGTTCGAGACTATCTAAGCAAAACCTGTGCCATTCCCGAATCAGCCTTAAAAAGCCGAAAAAAAGGTGAACTCCCATCAGGGGGAGCCCAGGAAGATGCGGCGCGGGTGATGCAAGATCTTGCCACTCATTTTGATTGGCGGACTGGGGCGAAAAGGGCGATTTTTTATCTAGGAGATGAAGCCTTAGATGCAGGCGGGGACAAAACCCTTGCCAAGGATATTGAAGCCGCTAACCAGGCGATTCAAGGAGCTAAAACGGCGCAAGTGATCATTCATACCTATTGTGGTCAATCTAAAAGTCGCTATCGTCACACGATTGAAGCTGAATATGCTCGCGTCGCCCAAGAAACTGGGGGTCAATCTTTCACCGCTGAAGGTTCTCTCAGGGATTTTGCCACGGTTCTCGAACAAATCATTTGTGGGAGTCAATCTCTTCCTCAAATCCCCTTAACCGAACCGCAGAACAACGATACGCCAACAACTGCTTTAGCAACTGACGGCGATCCACAACCTGTATTACAACAAACTCATGGAGAGCATCAAACTATGTCTAAATCCAAAGATTCTACAGAATCAGCAGCCGCTGCTGCGAATGTTACTCAACCCACCCCAGAAAAACCCAAGACTGACCAACCAGAAACAACTGAACCTAAAACTAAATACATTCCCGCCACTGGTTTAGAAGATTACGGACGCTGGAAAACCATGTTCAAAGACCGCAAGGCGAATCCCAATGATCCGCCGTTTCGTCGGGGTCGAATCTGGTCTTAAACTTTGTCCATTTTTCCTGCAAAACTTTGTCTATTTTTCCCGCAAACAAATTGTTTAAAGTTGACAATAGTTAACAGAAAACTCTTGACAAAGATCGTGTAAAGCTTTTAGTGTTATCGACAACTACCTTTGGAGTAACTTACGATGAAAACCCCAAAACTGACCCCTCGCATTACCGCCCCGGTTCAACGAGACAATATCAGTACCGTTCCTAGTGATGGTAATGTGATTACCCCTGCTACCTTCTGTGATTTAGCCACCAAGCAATGTTATCCCTTTGCGGGTGACGACGCAGTGTAATTTGTTCTTCCTGGCAGGTAGGCAGTCTTTTTTTACATGAATTGTTCGCGCTTGCCTACCTGACAAAACCATTAATCTTCAGGTTCTATCCCCAAGGCCCTTAACTGTTCCGCTAGGCGATCGGCTCGTTGTCGTTCCTGTTCGGCTCGTTGTCGTTCCCGTTCAGTAGATTCCTGGGAAGTTAACAACAAGTTACCTTCCCCATCCCACCAGCGAAGCCAGGGAAAGAATTGATTTTGGTATTCTCCCTGCCAAATTCCTAACTCTACCTTTAAAGGAACAATGGGATAATGACCGCGCTGATTAGGAGTCATTTTTTGGTAACGACCATTAACTAACTGGTACATCTCGATCTGGGCCTTGTTAACTTCATAAATCCCATAAAAAGGAATTTGAATCGCTCGCTCATAGATCCAAAATTTACCCTTAACAGGCGTTTTATCCCGTTCTTCTTCACCATTGCCCGAGACAAATTCTAAGGCAATGACTGGTTCAATGGTTTCTTTCCACATCACGAAGGAACGCCGGACTTGACCCTCAATCGTTGTGGGGACATGGGGAACATAAAACCAATCGGGAGCAACAGCACCCTTTTCTAGGGATTCTGGATACTCTGGCAATCGCCAATAAATCCCACAATCTCGACCCAGACAGTAATTACCGTCAGGATGTAATTTGTCCAAAATGGGCGTGATCGTATCCGTTAAAAGGTCTGCCTGGGGAGGCTCTTGATAGTTTTTCACAAAACTTCCATCTTTATCGGGGAGTTGGGTGTGATCGGGTAAAGGGGAATCGCAATAAACCGTTGCAGAAGGGTCCTGAATTGTGGTTGAGGGTTGTGCCGTTGGGGTCATTGAACTCATCTTTAATTCCCCTATTTTTGTTATCTAGCTTTTATTCTATAACTGTTCTTGAAAACCTGCAAAAACTATGCCTGATCTCAATGCTATCCCCGGAATGACCGCTCTTCGCTCCCAGACAAAAGGCGATCCACGCATCAAAATCGCCGTTCTTGATGGACCGATTGACTTAGATTGCGCCTGCTTTCAAGGAGCAAATATTACCCGCCTTGATCCCTATTGGTCGCAAGAATTTCCCATCGATCCGCAACACTTACAAGCCTTTTTAGATGTAGAAAAAAGTGCCAAAAGTGATGAAGAAAAAGGTGATATGTTGAAAGAAGCGATTCCCGATGAAAACATCCTCCAGAGTTTGCATTTGCGCTTCCATGCTAACCATATTATCAGCACCATTTGCGGCCAGCCAGATTCACCTGTAGAAGGGATTGCTCCTAACGCTACTGTAATTAATATTCCCATCGCCTATAGCAACGAAGATTTTATTAATCCCCTCAATCTTTCTCGCGCAATTAGTACCGCTATTGAACAGGGAGTTAATATTATCCATTGTGCCGCTTGTCATCCAACTCAAAGCGGATAGCTCACGAATTTATTGATAAAGCAATTCGTCAAGCTCAAGCTAATAATATCCTGGTGATTGCCCCCGGAGGTAATGATAAGGGAGAGTGTTGGTGTGTTCCTGCGGTATTAGAAAATGTCCTGGCGGTGGGAGCGATGAAAGATACAGGCGAGCCATTTAAATTTAGTAATTTTGGTGGTAAATATGCAACTCAAGGGATTCTCGCTCCAGGAGAGAATATTTTAGGCGCTCAACCCGCAACTGATGACCCCATTCGCAAAAAAGGGACTAGCTGCGCCGCTCCCATTGTGACAGGAACAGCCGCTTTATTGATGAGTTTACAATTAGAACAGGGTTTATCTCCTGATGCTGAAGCAGTAAGGGCCGCCTTGATTAATAGTGCCATCCCCTGCGATCCTAATGAAGTAGAAGAACCAGAACGCTGTTTATTAGGAAAAATTAATATTGCGGGTGCTTATGAACTGCTGACGGGAGAGAAATTACAAACTGTTGAAGCGGATAACAATTTGTCGAATAATATCATAGAATCGGCGGTAATTCCGATGACAGTGACAACCTCGGTTATCCCATCTAATACAACCGAGATGGCGACTCAGGGAATAACTATAACCCCCCCAACAGCAGCGACAATAGAACTGGCGATCGCTCCTAGCAATGCTTCAGAAAATGTTTCCTCAACTGGATTAATACAAAATAATCAAACAAATAAAAATATTGTCTTTAATAGTGTCGTTCCTAGTCAACGTTCAAACCTCGTTTATGTGTTAGGAACTTTAGGTTATGACTTCGGAACAGAAGCGCGTCGGGACACCTTTAAACAATTAATGCCAAGCATCACGATCGATAATCTTGAATTACCATCCAATCCCTACGATGCGCGGCAAATGGTAGATTATTTAGAAAGTAATCTATCAGAAACTAAGTCTTTAATTTGGACAGTCAATTTAGAACTAACTCCCATATATGCGATTAAACCAGTGGGAGCTTTTGCCGCCGACATTTATCAAGTCATCCAATATATGTTAGCGGGTCAAATATTACCAGAATCTGACGAAGATTATGTGGAAAGGGTGAGTATCCCCGGTATGCTGACCGAGGAAACTGTGAAACTTTTTTCTGGTCAAATTGTTCCCGTCATCAAGGTTAATAGTCCCAGGGGAATGTATGGCTGGAAAGTTAATACTTTGATTGAATCAGCGCTAGAAACTGTTAGCGCAGAACATGAAATCGCCGATGAAGCGAGGATGCGGCGTTCTCTGACCAGTTTCTTGAATCGCATTTATTATGACTTACGCAATGTCGGACAAATCGCCCGGGATCGCGCTTTAAATTTTGCAGCTACTAACGCTTTTCAAGCTGTACAAACCTTCTCCCAAGCAGTAGCGCTGGGAATGGAACTACACAGCATTGAAGTGGAAAAAAGCCCTTTTTGTCGCTATGGTAGTGAATGCTGGGATGTGAAATTAAAATTCTTCGATCCCGAAAATGGTCTGCGGGCCAAACGAGTTTTTCGCTTTACCATTGATGTCAGCGATCGCACCCCTGTAACTTTAGGTGAAGTGCGTTCTTGGGCTGTTTCTAAATAGCCTGAGTCTGCTAAGTAAGTAGTTATAATTAAATTGAAGATAGATTTTGCCTCTGATCCCCCCTGCCCCCCTTAATAAGGGGGGTGCCGATAGGCGGGGGGATCCCCCCTGCCCCCCTTGATAAGGGGGGTGTCTGACAACTTTTAACACCTACCTACTTAAGTACCTAAGCAAAATTGATTAACCAATAAGGCCAGGGTTAACTTGTCAAAATTGTACCAAATGTACTTAGCAAAAATGTCGCTCAAATTCAATTATAATTAACTTCTTATTCAAAATTTTAGTTAATTATGCGTTACAAACTTTTAGGTAATAGTGGTCTGCGAGTTTCCGAACTATGTCTAGGAACGATGACATTCGGGCAAGATTGGGGTTGGGGGTCGGATAAAGAGGAAAGTCGGGCGGTTTTTCAGGCTTTTGCGGAAGCGGGGGGCAATTTTCTCGATACGGCCAATATCTACACAAACGGAACCAGTGAAACATTAGTGGGGGAATTTGTCAAGGGCGATCGAGAAAAATGGGTAATCGCCACGAAATATTCTCTCAACACGCGCCCCGGCGATGTCAATGCTTGCGGAAATCATCGAAAAAACCTCTTTCAAGCGGTAGAAGCTAGTTTAAAGCGTTTAGGCACTGATTACATCGATTTACTCTGGCTTCATATTTGGGACTCTCTCACTCCTATCGAGGAAGTGATGCGCGCTTTCGATGATTTGGTCAGGATGGGAAAAGTCCTTTATATTGGCATTTCTGACAGTCCTGCTTGGATTGTCTCTCAAGGGAACACCCTGGCCACCCTACGGGGATGGACACCCTTTATCGGACTACAAATAGAATATTCTCTCAAGGAACGCACCCCCGAACGGGAATTATTGCCCATGGCCAAAGCATTAAATATCGGGGTGACAGCTTGGAGTCCCCTGGGAGGAGGAGTTTTAACGGGAAAATATAATCAACCCAACCCCGTCGATGGTCGTTTAAGCATGACCGACCAACCTTTTCAAATTCTCGATCGCGATCTGAAAATTGCCGAGACCGCCCTAGAGATTGCCAGAGAAATCGGCAAATCACCGGCACAGGTGGCGTTAAATTGGCTCAGAAATCGCCCTAACTCCGTAATTCCCATCATTGGCGCTCGAAAATTGTCCCAATTGCAGGATAATTTAGCCTGTGTGGACTTTAACCTGACTGGGGAACAGCTGCAACGACTCGATAATATCAGTGCCATTTCCCTCGGTTTTCCCCACGAACTTTTAGCCAGTCAATTTGTTTGCGATATCCTATTAGGAGGAGTAGCAGCACAATTGGATCGATGATGGAAGTCTTTGTTTATGGAACCCTGAAACCCAAGGAAAGTAACTATTCTGCCTACTGTGCAGGAAAAGTGATCAACTCTAAAACCGTCTACACAAGGGGGCATTTATACCATCTTACCGCCCTCGGTTATCCCGGACTGACCGAGGGCGAGGGCTGGGTGAAAGGAATTTTATTGACTTTTAACGCAGATTATGATCTGGGGCTTTTGGATGGTTTGGAAGATTATCAACCCGGCAGAGATGCAGAAGAAAACGAGTATCAGCGTCGCAGAATTCCTATTTATAATCTAGAGCGAGAATTAATCGGCGAAGCTTGGGGATATATGATGACACCGGCAAAAATAGCTTTTCATGGCGGTATTTGGCTGCCTTCCGGTTGGTGGACCAGTAGCGATCGAGAATAGGGATGAGGGGGCCGATTCTGTTAAGATATACAAATTAAAAGCTTAATCGTGAAAAAATTATGTATCTACTCCTAGAAGTGGCCAGTGGCAAATTCCCCGTTTATTTTGTGGCAGTTTATGTGGTCGGTTTTCTCGCTGCTGTCACCATCGGTTCGATCGCTTGGTACAATTCTAAACGCCCGGTCGGTTGGGAAGATGCCCAAAGACCCGATATTGTCCCCGAAGTGAAGACAGAGGTGGATTCTGATTCTCAATCCTAGAAAAAGGCAGTGATCAGTTATTTTAGCCGTCAGCTTTTTCTCCCTTCTCAGCAATCAGGTTGGTTGGGATTGACCCTTGGCTGCGGACAAGGGACTAAAGACCTGACTAGGCGGTTATTTCAGGCATTTCCGCCCTTCCTGCCGAACAGAAACAGATAAATCAACCAAGGTCGATCGCAAATCGCTATGATAGAATATTGGGTCTTTAATTTCCGTCCCCTCCTCCTCTTATGAAACTGCCTGTCGTCGCTATCATCGAAAATTTGGGTCTGAAACCCCGCCGTTTTACGGCGGCTTTGCTGTTAAATATTAGCACATTTACGAAATATATGCTAAAATATGAGACATGGAAAAAGCCTATTCTTACCGATTTTACCCCACACCCGAACAAGAGTCGCTATTGCGGCGCACATTGGGCTGTGTAAGATTAGTTTACAACAAAGCTCTCCATGTCAGAACACAAGCATGGTACGAAAAGCAAGAAAGAGTAGGCTACGCTCAAACTTCTTCAATGTTGACCGATTGGAAAAAACAAGAAGAATTAGACTTTTTAAACGAAGTAAGCTGTGTACCTTTACAACAAGGGTTAAGACACCTACAAACAGCTTTCACTAATTTCTTTGCTGGTCGTACTAAGTATCCTAACTTTAAGAAAAAACATCAGGGAGGAAGTGCCGAATTTACCAAATCTGCTTTTAAATTTAAAGACAGACAAGTCTATTTAGCTAAATGCACAGAACCTTTACCTATTCGATGGTCAAGACAAATACCAGAAAGCTGTGAACCAAGCACAGTAACAGTCAGATTACATCCATCTGGACGTTGGCATATTTCAATTAGATTTGATGACCCAACGATTAAGCCATTACCAGTAACAGATAAAGCCATCGGAATTGACTTAGGAATTAGTAGCCTCGTGATTACCAGCGATGGCGATAAAGTATCTAATCCTAAGCATTTTAACAAGCATTATCAGAGACTGCGAAAGGCCCAAAAAAGCCTTTCTAGAAAACAGAAAGGGTCAAAAAATCGGGAAAAAGCAAGAATCAAAGTAGCCAAGA is a genomic window containing:
- a CDS encoding gamma-glutamylcyclotransferase family protein, producing MMEVFVYGTLKPKESNYSAYCAGKVINSKTVYTRGHLYHLTALGYPGLTEGEGWVKGILLTFNADYDLGLLDGLEDYQPGRDAEENEYQRRRIPIYNLERELIGEAWGYMMTPAKIAFHGGIWLPSGWWTSSDRE
- a CDS encoding cyanobactin biosynthesis PatC/TenC/TruC family protein produces the protein MTAIPVDLVIVIDTSVSVKAEAEGLSQAAETAIANARSHCPSDLRVIWLGIEGTWKNTQFERTVRDYLSKTCAIPESALKSRKKGELPSGGAQEDAARVMQDLATHFDWRTGAKRAIFYLGDEALDAGGDKTLAKDIEAANQAIQGAKTAQVIIHTYCGQSKSRYRHTIEAEYARVAQETGGQSFTAEGSLRDFATVLEQIICGSQSLPQIPLTEPQNNDTPTTALATDGDPQPVLQQTHGEHQTMSKSKDSTESAAAAANVTQPTPEKPKTDQPETTEPKTKYIPATGLEDYGRWKTMFKDRKANPNDPPFRRGRIWS
- a CDS encoding Uma2 family endonuclease; translated protein: MSSMTPTAQPSTTIQDPSATVYCDSPLPDHTQLPDKDGSFVKNYQEPPQADLLTDTITPILDKLHPDGNYCLGRDCGIYWRLPEYPESLEKGAVAPDWFYVPHVPTTIEGQVRRSFVMWKETIEPVIALEFVSGNGEEERDKTPVKGKFWIYERAIQIPFYGIYEVNKAQIEMYQLVNGRYQKMTPNQRGHYPIVPLKVELGIWQGEYQNQFFPWLRWWDGEGNLLLTSQESTERERQRAEQERQRADRLAEQLRALGIEPED
- the psb35 gene encoding photosystem II assembly protein Psb35, producing MYLLLEVASGKFPVYFVAVYVVGFLAAVTIGSIAWYNSKRPVGWEDAQRPDIVPEVKTEVDSDSQS
- a CDS encoding aldo/keto reductase, whose product is MRYKLLGNSGLRVSELCLGTMTFGQDWGWGSDKEESRAVFQAFAEAGGNFLDTANIYTNGTSETLVGEFVKGDREKWVIATKYSLNTRPGDVNACGNHRKNLFQAVEASLKRLGTDYIDLLWLHIWDSLTPIEEVMRAFDDLVRMGKVLYIGISDSPAWIVSQGNTLATLRGWTPFIGLQIEYSLKERTPERELLPMAKALNIGVTAWSPLGGGVLTGKYNQPNPVDGRLSMTDQPFQILDRDLKIAETALEIAREIGKSPAQVALNWLRNRPNSVIPIIGARKLSQLQDNLACVDFNLTGEQLQRLDNISAISLGFPHELLASQFVCDILLGGVAAQLDR
- a CDS encoding anacyclamide/piricyclamide family prenylated cyclic peptide, which translates into the protein MKTPKLTPRITAPVQRDNISTVPSDGNVITPATFCDLATKQCYPFAGDDAV